One genomic region from Amphiprion ocellaris isolate individual 3 ecotype Okinawa chromosome 20, ASM2253959v1, whole genome shotgun sequence encodes:
- the LOC111573259 gene encoding uncharacterized protein C14orf132 — protein MDLSFMAAQIPVMTGAFMDSSPNDDYSGEHSLFNSSASVHAAASAASVHGQQDEQQSMSSDAIWLWIAIVATIGNIVVVGVVYACTF, from the coding sequence ATCCCAGTAATGACAGGAGCCTTCATGGACTCCTCGCCAAATGACGACTACAGCGGCGAGCACTCGCTCTTCAACTCCTCGGCGAGCGTCCACGCCGCCGCTTCAGCAGCCTCCGTGCACGGCCAGCAGGATGAGCAGCAGTCCATGTCCAGCGATGCCATCTGGCTCTGGATCGCCATCGTCGCCACTATTGGAAACATTGTGGTGGTGGGCGTTGTCTACGCCTGCACGTTCTGA